The Oscillospiraceae bacterium genome contains the following window.
TTGTAGTGGGCGTAAGAGATGATCTTGATCAGCCCGACCTCACCGGTGCGGGCAAGGTGGGTGCCGCAGCAGGCGCAGCGGTCGCCGCCTGCCTCAACCAGCCGCACAGGACCCTCCAGCGCCTTTTTGCTGCGGTAGTCGGTGCAGGCCAGCGCCTCGGGGTCGGGCACCCAGCAGCGCACCGGCGTGTCGGCCCGCACGGCGGCGTTGGCCTCGGCCTCCGCCTCGGCCAGCTGCGCAGTGGTCAGCGGGATGCTGGTGTCCATCCGCACATAGGGGCTGCCGATGTGGAAGCCGACATTCTCGGCCCCGAAAAGCCGGTGCAGCGTGCCGCTCAGGATATGCTCGCCGGTGTGCTGCTGCATCGCGTCCAGCCGGGCCGCCCAGTTCAGGCAGCCGGTCACCTCGGTGCCCTCGGGCAGCGGGGCATCGGTCGTGTGGGTCACGGTCTCGCCGTCTGTGGATACCGCCAGTACCCGGGCACCGCCCAGCGTGCCGGTGTCGCAGGGCTGGCCGCCGCCTTCGGGGAAAAAGGCCGTGCGGTCCAGCACAACGGCAAAGCCGCCCGGGGCGGGGCTGCATTGCAGCACCCGGGCGGTAAAGCTTTGGACATAAGAATCTGTTTCGTATATTTTTTGTGTCACGAACCGGAGTTCCTTTCAAATTTTTGGGATTTTTCTTATTATAACATAAAACAGGTGTAGAAAAAAACTGCCTTATCCTATATAATAAAGGATAGACTGAATTTTTACAACCACTTATGAGGAAAACCATTCGATGCGTATTATGAAATCTGCGGCGCTGGTGCTTCCGGCGCTGCTGCTGGCGGGCTGCTCGCTGGCTGATGTAAAAACGGCCGTGCTGCCGGTTGAAAATACCGCAACGATCGAGACGGCACCCACCGCCGCCCCCCAGACGCTGACGGTGTATGCCTCGGACGCACTGGCCCCGGCGGCCCGTGCCTATGCCGAGGCGCAGGGCGTGACGCTGACGATGACTGCGGATGCCGCCGCAGCGGATCTGCTGCTGACTGACCATGCTCCCGGCGGCAGCCTGCTGGATGTCACAAGCGACACGCTGCTGGCGGCGGCCGCCGCCCGGGCGGACATTACCGGGAATGCCAGCACCCTGCCGCTTGGACGCAGCCTGTACGGCTACTGGGCCAACGGCGCGGTGCTGAACGCGCTGCTGGGTGACGGCGCTCTCACAGCGCTGCAGGGCGCAGACTGGGAGGAGTGGAGCGACTTTGTGGAGACGCTCTCCGCATGGCTGGACGAGCCGAAGGCCGCAACCGTCACGCTGAGCGGCAGCGACTACACCCTGCCCGAGGCACGCCCCGACGGCGTGACGGCTACCGGCGTCTTTGCGGCCCCGGCGGACCGGGCGTCCGGCTACACGGCCGCGCTGCTGGCTGCTGATGGCAGCCGCACGGCAGACGCGCTGACAGGCCCGCTCAACGGCGTCTACAGCGCCGTCACGCTGGAGTGGGACCACATGGCCGACAGCGCCGAAAATGCAGTGTTCCGCCGCGCCAAGCTGACCGACCTGCTGGCGGACTGCGGCAGTGAAGGCTGCAGCGGACTGGTGCTGATACCCTTCAAATGCAACTTTGAGGACAGCGACCTGACGACCGAGGAGTATAATCTGGACGGACTGCTGGATTACCCGGTGCTGGCCGATGCGGGCTGCCTTGCCCTGAACGCCGACACCGATGCCGCCGGGCTGAAGGCGGCCAAGAGTGCCGCGCTGTGGCTCTACTCCAACGGTGCGGGCGAGGATGCCCTGACCGAGACGCTTGGCGTTGTCACGCCGTGGAACACGGCTGCTGATTCGACCGCAGTGCTGGCCATGCAGATCGAGCAGGTCGGTACCGGCATTCTGCCCGGTGCCGTGCTTGACACGGCCACCGCCGAGGCCCTGACCGCCAACGAGCTGAGCCTGCAGGGCAGCGAAAAGCACACCAAAGCCGAGCGCACCGCCTTTGTGGATGGTGCATTGGCTGCGCTGGGGGCGGAGTGATCCCAAGCCTTCCCCCGAGGGACAGACTCCCCCGGTACGGGGGAGGTGGCGCGTAGCGCCAGAAGGGGAGCAGGTGGCCCCGCAGGGCCGGATGAGGGGCAACTTTCCCACAACATCCCGCTTACGGGCGGCCACGGTAACTCGCCCCTCATCAGTCCGCGGGCGGGACCGCGGACAGCTTCCCCCCCGAGTGTGAAGCCATCGCAACGCAAACCGCACACAACGCCGAAAGGCGATACATACAGAGAAGAGGAAAAACACTATGGAATTTAAACGCTGCAGTGGTATTCTGATGCCGATCTCCAGCCTGCCCGGCGGGTACGGCATCGGCAGCCTGGGCAAGCCCGCCCGCAATTTTGTGGATTTTCTGGCCGGGGCCGGTCAGACGATCTGGCAGATTTTGCCCGTAGGTCCCACCGGCTTTGCGGACAGCCCCTACCAGAGCTGTTCCGCCTTTGCAGGCAACCCCTATTTCATTGATCTGGACCTGCTGGCTGCCGATGGTCTGCTGACCCAAAAGGACTACGCGAACATCAAATGGGGCAGCGATGCCGCCAAGGTCGATTACAGCACCCTCTACGAGAAACGGTTCGCCGTGCTGCGCAAGGCATACGCGAACTTCCTGAAAAAGCGCCCCGTGCCCGGCTTTGAGACCCCGTACCCCAATGACTGGTACCGCTTCCAGTTCCTGAGCAGCGATTGGCTGCCCGACTACTGCCTCTACATGGCCATCAAGGAGGCCAACGGCATGGTGGACTGGCAGCAGTGGCCCCGCGCCCTGCGCGTCCGCGAGCCGGAGGCACTGGCGGCTTTCCGCGCCGAGCACGCCGAGGAGCTTGAATTCTGGGCGTTTGTTCAGTATGAATTTGACCGCCAGTGGCGCGCCCTGCACGCCTATGCCAAGGAGAAGGACATCGCCATCATGGGGGATATCCCCATCTATGTCTCGGCGGACTCCGCCGATGCATGGGCGGGCCGCGAGCTGTTTGAGACCGATGCCGAGGGCCGCCCCCGCCGCGTAGCAGGCTGCCCGCCGGATTATTTTGCCGAGGACGGCCAGCTGTGGGGCAACCCGCTCTACGACTGGGAGTATCACCGCAGGACCGGCTATGCGTGGTGGATCAGCCGCGTGCGCCATGCACTGTCCATCTATGACATCCTGCGCATTGACCACTTCCGCGGCTTTGACACCTACTGGGCGATCCCGGCAGGGGAGACCACGGCCCGCAACGGCCGCTGGGAACAGGGCCCCCGCATGGAGCTGTTCCGCGCGCTGCACAACGCTCTGGGCAGCCTGCCCATCGTGGCCGAGGATCTGGGCGAGATGTTTGACTCGGTCCGTGAGCTGCTTGCGGAGAGCGGCTTCCCCGGCATGAAGGTGCTGCAGTTCGCCTTTACCGGCGAGGACAGCGTGGACCTGCCCCACAACTACCCGCGCAACTGTGTGGCCTACCCCGGCACCCATGACAACAACACGCTGGCCGGCTGGTTTGCCGGGGAGCTGACCGCCGCCCAGCGCAAGCAGGCAACCGATTACTTTGCCCTGACCGGGCGGGAGGGCAATGTGCGCGGCCTGCTGCGCGGTGTGCTGGCCAGCGCGGCGGCGCTCGCCATCATTCCGCTGGCGGACTGGCTGGAGGAGCCTGCCGCCAGCCGGATGAACACACCCGGCAAGGCCCGCGACAACTGGCAGTGGCGCGCCGATGCAAAGAAGCTGACCCCCGCGCTGGCCGGTGAGATCCGCGAGCTGTCGGAGCGGTATTTCCGTACTGCGCGATAATTTGTTGACTTCGTAGGATATTTTTCCGTTTTAGCTTGCAATCTTTGTGCAACGCAAGCCTTGGAAAAAGGGCCGCAGTGTGGTAAAATTGTCTATGTATTATACAAAGGCTAAGATGCGCTGTGCCGGCAACCGGCAGAAGGAAACGATATGAAACAGGACTACACCATTGCCGAGCTGCAGGCGGAGATCGCCGCGCTGCAGCAGCTATTTGACTGTGTTACACTGGCAGACCCCTGCAGAGGGCTGCTGGACCCGGCAACCCTGCAGCCACTGGACAAGGTGGCAGCGGTGCCTGCGCTGGACGCCAACGGCCGCGGTATGCGGATCATCAAGGCGGCGTCCGGGCTTGAAACCGTGCTGGCCCAGGGCATCCGCGTGGAGGGCACGCCCTGCGTGCTGATGATGCAGATGCCGCTACCCCGCGTCCTCAAGGCGGACGGCGATGAGGACGCCTTTACCCGCGCCCTGAGCCAGATGCAGGAGGATCTGCGCCGCGACCATGTGACCGGTGTCTACAACGCGGTCTACCTGAATGAGGAGTTCCGCCCCCACGCCGAGCGCGCTGCCATGGACGGCCAGCCTGTGGGCGTTGTGATGCTCCGCGTCAATGAGTATTGGCAGCTGCGTGAGCATGAGAGCAGCACGGCAGCCGACTGCTGCCTGAATATGGCCGCCGGCATCCTGCAGCTGGCGGTTGGCCCTGACCGTGAAAAGGCCGCACTGGCCCGCCTGAACGATGGCTTCTTTGCCGTGGTCACGCTGGGTACGCCCGCCGCCAAGATGGCAAAGGTCGTGCGCGAGGCGATGAACGACTCCCGCCGGGAGTTCAACATCTCGCTCTCCCGCCGCGGCAGCTTCACCGTGGCGATCGCCTCGGCCGAGTGGGGCGAGACCGCCTCTTGGGATATGATGCTCTCCCTCGCACAGCAGCGCCTGTGACTGAATAAAACAACCCCCTTGTGTACATACTGGCATTGACCGCCAAATGTACACAAGGGGGATTTTGTTATGCAGAGTGATAATGAAAAGATGCTGCAGGAAATCGTGCAGAACACCGAGATGGGCAAGAACACGCTGGATGAGCTGATGGGCCTGACCCATGACCAGAAGCTGAAGGACGAGATGCTGCGCCAAAAGCGGGAGTACCGCCGTCTCAATCAGGCTGCCCACACAGCGCTGGACGCCATTGGTGCCGAGGCGCACGGCCAGAGCGCCGCCGCAAGGATGAGCGTCAGCATGGGAATCCGCACCCGGACGATGCTGGACAAATCCACCCGCAATCTGGCCACAATGCTGGCCGAGGGCAGCGGGCAGGGCGTGCTGGACTGCAAGCGCGCCGAGAAGGACTACCCCACCGCCAGCCCCGGGGCCATGCAGCTCTGCCATGAGCTGGGCCACTTCCAAAGCGAGGCCGAGCAGACCTGGCGCGGCTTCGTGTGAAAATGGCTTCCCTCTGGGGGCTGCGCCCGCAGGCGCGTGTCGGAGCGCAACCGCCGAAGGCGGCTCTTGGCGCGGAGACTGAAGGTGGCCGTAGGCCGGATGAGGGGCGGGCCTGCCGTTACAACCCGTTTATGGGCAATAATGGCAAACCCGCCCCTCATCAGTCTGCTTCGCAGACAGCTTCCCCCTCGGGGGAAGCCTTTTTACTTACAATTTCAGATCCCCTTCCTTGATCCAGCCCTTTTTGCGCAGGAGCTCACAGAAAAGGACGCTCAGGACGGCGGGCAGGATAAAGCAGACGAGCGCCAGCCCGGCCCAGTCAAAGGCCGTGATGACCCGGCCGCTCTCGACCCAGCCGGTATAGACGCCGATCTGGCCGACCAGACCGCAGGTGCCCATGCCGCTCGACACGGCGGGGCCGTTCATCTCAAGATGGAACAGGCAGGTGGCAACAGGCCCGGTGATGGCGGCTGCCAGCGTCGGCGGGACCCATGTGCGGGGATTGCGCAGGATGTTGGGCATCTGCAGCATGCTGGTGCCAAGCCCCTGACTGACCAGCCCGCCGATGCCGTTCTCCCGGTAGCTCATAACGGCAAAGCCGACCATCTGGGCGCAGCAGCCCGCCACGGCGGCGCCGCCGGCCAGCCCGGTCAGCCCCAGTGCTGCGCAGATGGCTGCGCTCGAGATGGGCAGCGTCAGTGCCATGCCGACGAGGACAGAAACGAGAATGCCCATCAGCAGGGGCTGCAGCTCGGTAGCCCACATGATCAGGCTGCCCACGGCGGACGCCGCTGCGCCGATGGCCGGGGCGCACAGCGCGCTGAGCCCTACGCCAACCAAGATCGTGACCGCAGGGGTGACCAGAATATCGACCTTGGTCTCCTTGCTTACCAGCTTGCCGACCTCGGCCGCCACAATGGCAATCAAGTAGACGGCCAGCGGGCCGCCTGCACCGCCCAGCTCATTGGCGGCACCGCCCACGGCAATCAGGCTGAACAGAACAAGCTGCGGTGCATGGAGCGCATAGCCGATGGAGGCAGCCATGGCCGGGCCTGCCACGGCAGCCGCATAGCCGCCCGCAGTGACAAGAAAAGCAAGCCCGGTCTGCTGGCCCAATGTCTTGATGATCGTGCCGATGAGCAGGCTGGCAAACAGGCCCTGTGCCATGGCGCCCATGGCGTCAATGCCGTAGCGATGCGCCGAGATGATGACATCCTTGCGCTTGAAAAACGAACGAAGCTCTTCCATTTGTACTCTCCTCTTTCCGATAATAATGAAATTTTAGCATTTTGCGTTGGGGAATACAACCGCTTTCCCCCAAATGTGCCGAATTGCACAGATTTGTTGAAAAAGCAAGCCGAATGCGGTACAATTAAATAAAATGTGGCAGGGGAGTCCGGCGGCCCGCTGCCTTACATACTGCCGGGACGGAGGTTCATTGTGGCCAATAAGAAAAAGAAAAAACACCCCGCACCCGCTGCGCAGCCCGCAGAAAAGTGTGTTCCGGCGGATTGCCCCGTGCAGCCGCCCCGCACCGCGAAGCTGATGGGTGCGCTCTGCTACCTGAATGTGCTGATCCTGATCCCTGCCTGCAGCCGGTGGCGGCACGATGATTTCGTGAAGTTTCATCTAAATCAGGGCCTTGTGCTGCTTGCGCTTGCCACCGTCTGCGCCTGTGTTGGGTTTCTGCCGCACGGCAGCGAGATGGGCCTGACCCTGACGCTGCTGGTGGACGCGCTCTCTCTGGTAGGGCTGGTGCAGACCCTGCGCGGCCTCAAAGCCCCGCTGCCGGGCGTGCGCAATATCACGAAGGGATTCCATCCGTTTGACTGAATAAGGAGATGTTTGCTATGTCTAAAGCTGTTATCTTTTTTGCCCCCGGGCTGGAGGAATGCGAGGGCCTGCTCTGCGTGGATATTCTGCGCCGCGCCGGTGTGGAGGTCACGATCGCCGCAGTGGGCGGGCAAAAGATTGTCACAAGCGCCCGCGGCATCCATGTGGTGGCCGATGCGCTGGTTGAGGAACTGGACTATGCGGCCTTTGATGCCTGCATCCTGCCCGGCGGTATCCCCGGCGTGCCGAATCTCAAGGCCGATGCTACGGTCAAAAGGGTCTGTCAGGACTTTGCCGCGGGCGGCAAGCTGGTTGCGGCTATCTGTGCAGCGCCTACGGCATTGGCGGCCTTCGGTGTGCTGAGCGGTAAAAAGGCAACGGTCTACCCCGGCATGGACGCTGACCTGACCGCCGCCGGGGCCAGCTACACAGGTCTGCCTATCACGATTGACGGAAATATTGTCACCGGTGAGGCACTGGGGGCAGCCATTCCCTTCGCGCTGGCGCTGGCCCGTATGCTGGCCGGTGCAGACGCCGCCAACAAGGTCAAGAGTGCCATCGTATACCAGTAAGACGGACAATAAAAACAGCCCCGGCCGGCAGGTCGGGGCTGTTGGTTTTATTATGGGTCATTTCCGTCCGCGCTGCAGCTCGATCCAAGCAAGGTCGCCGCGCTCAAGGCCGTGGATCAGTACCTCGGCTGTGGCAATGTTGGTGGCAACGGGGATCGTGTGCATGTCACACAGGCGCAGCAGCATCACATCATTCGGCTCGCCGGGCTTGGCGCTGACCGGATCGCGGAAAAAGAGCAGCATGTCGATCTCACCGCAGCCGATCATTGCAGCAATCTGCTCGGCACCGCCGCGCCCGCCCGGATACAGGCAGCGCACCGGCAGCCCGGTGGCATCGTGGACGATCTTGCCGGTCACACCGGTGGCAACCAGTTCGTTCTCCGACAAAATGCGCAGATAGGCTGTGCAGAACTGCGCCATCAACTCCTTGCGGGAATCGTGGGCAATTATTGCGATTCTCATAGCTGAACTCTCCCTCCGTACAGCCGTACTGCGACTGCACACAAACGTATACTATATAATAATACATGTGTACAAAAAATGCAAGTGCCGGACGGACAAAAATGCCCATAAAAACGGCGCTATGTCAAAAACCTTGGCAGAATGGCCAAACTCGGCTGTGAAATTTTGGTGAAACAGCGCGCGGCAGTTGTGCTATAATGGAAAAAACGGACAGACACTGTATGTGATTCTGTCTAAAAGGAGGATCTACCATGAGGAAATCAGCCCAGACCGTCATCCGCCCGGATGCCTACTATACGATTGCAGCAGCCAACGGCCGCGTGCTGGAAGTGGCCGATTTCAACACTGAGAACGGTGCCTCGGTCCGTCTGTGGAGCTATGAGGGCCAGCCTTGGCAGCAGTGGAGCTTTGAGGAATCGGCCGAGGGCGAGTACCGCATCAAAAACCGCTTTACCGGAAAGGTCATGGATCTGGCTATGTCCGGCGTCAGCAACGGCACTTGGGTACACCAGTGGAGCCGCACGGCCGGTGCCGGTCAGCGCTGGCAGATCGTTGACGCGGGCGGCGGCAAGGTCAAGCTGCGCAATGTGCTCGCGGATAAAGTCATCGACCTTGTAGGTATGCGCGTTGACAACGGCACGCAGGCCCAGATCTGGCAGGATGTATTCGGTGAGAACCAGCTTTGGAGGCTCGATCCTGTGCCCGAGCGGCTGCTGAATAAGGAAACGCCTGCCCCCAAGCCCAAGGAGGAGCCGCGGCGCACGACCCGCACCCAGACCGAGAAGAAAACCTCCGGCAAGGCGGCCCGGCGGACGAGTAAGAACAAGTAAGAAAAGCCTTCCCCTGCGGGGGAAGCTTTTTTTGTGGGTTGCAGGCAGCGCAAAATGTTGTTATAATAGTAAAAAACCGAAAGGCAGTATGACCATGCAGTTTACCGAACTTACCAATGTTTCGCCCGAGATCATCCGCGCTACGCAGGCGATGGGCTTTACCGATATGACCGAAATTCAGGAGAAGGCCATCCCGCTGATGCTGGGCGGGCATGATATGATCGCCAAGGCGCCCACAGGCACCGGCAAAACGGTGGCGTTCGGTATCCCCATCCTGTCCAAGGTGGACCCTGCCAGCCTCAAGCCGCAGGCAGTCGTCCTGAGCCCCACGCGTGAGCTGGCCCAGCAGATCGCGCAGGATCTGCAAAATCTGGCGCAGTTCCTGCCGGAGATCAAGATCGTCTGCGTCTACGGCGGCGCAGGCATGGATAAGCAGCAGCGCCAGCTCAAGCAGGGGTGCCAGATCGTTGTGGCTACGCCGGGCCGCCTGATGGACCATTACCGGCACCATGCCATTGATGTGTCGCAGGTCCGGACCGTCGTGCTGGACGAGGCTGATGAGATGCTGAACATGGGCTTCTACAAGGATGTGAAGTACATCATCGACCTGATGAAGCACCGCGAGAGCCTGTCGATGTTCTCGGCCACGATCAGCCGCGAGGTGCTGGACATCGGCTGGCTGTACCAGCACAATGCCGCCGAGGTCAGTGTCCGCCCCGTTGAGGATTCCAGCCCGAAGATCGCCCAGTATAAGCTGCTGACCACCGGCCGTGACAAGCTGGCGGATGCCGCGCAGATCATCATCTCCGAGGGCTACAAGCGGGTCATGATCTTCTGCAACACCAAGTATAACACCGGTATGCTGGCCAACCAGCTGGCGCGCCTGAACTTTAATGTGGACTGCCTGCACGGCGACCTGTCGCAGGCGGAGCGCAACCGGATCATGACCCGGTTCAAGGCCGGTGAGATCGATGTGCTGGTGGCCACCGATGTTGCAGCCCGCGGCATTGATGTCTCCGATGTGGACGCGGTCATCAACTACGATGTGCCCGAGGAAAACGAGCATTACACCCACCGCATCGGCCGCACCGGCCGCGCCCGCAAGCAGGGCGCAAGCTACCTGTTCTATACGAAGGAGGAGCAGAAGCGGGTCGAGCAGCTGCTGCGCCTGACCCGCAACACCGATGACTGCAAGAGCGTAAAGTTTGACTTCAACCACGAGCATCTGAAGGTGGAGGAAAAAGCAGCGGAGGATAAGTTCCAGATCAAGGCGTATTTTTGAGAAAGAAAAGCCGTAGGGGCCGGGCATGCCGGGCCCGCAACGTGAGAAGGATAGCCCCTTTATCTTTGGCACTGTAGAGAGGGGCCTTGCCCTTCCGCGGGACATCGAGGACGCCGCCCCCCACAACAAAAAAACACCTGCCTATTCCACACAGGCAGGTGCTTTTTTATAAGAATTTACAGACTCTCGATCATCCGTGCAACGATCTCGGTCGCGGTCTTGATGTACTCCGCAATGCTGAACTGCTTGACGACCAGAACCTCATAGCCGCTCTCGTCCGCGTTGTCGCTCATGGCGCGCAGGATGACGCAGGGGACATCGTTGCGTCCGGCAATCTGGCTGACCGCAGCGCCCTCCATCTCGACACAGTCGGGATGGCACTTTTCCTCGATGGCTCTTTTCGTCTCGGCATCGCCCACAAAGGTGTCGCCGGTGGCGATCTTGCCCGCAATGGCCTTCACACCGCAGGCCGCACAGGCGTCCAGTGCAGTCTGCACAAGAGCGGGGTCCCCGTGGTATTCGGTCTGGAACGGTGCGCTTTGGGCAATCATGCTCAGTTCAGCATCGTGGTAAACGACCGTCTCGCCGATGCAGACATCGCCGATGCCGATCTTGCTGGTCATGTTGCCGGCAATGCCACTGAAAATCAGCCTGTCAATGCCGTATTTTGTGCAAAGCACCTGCACGGTGGAGGCGGCGTTGGCCTTGCCCATGCCCGCACAGCAGACAACGACCTGCTTGTCGTGCAGGGTGCCGCAGTGGTATTCCACCCCGGCGTATTGCTCCTTGGTTACACTTTCCAGCCGGGCACACAGCTGATCCACTTCATCGGGCATAGCGCCCATAATGCCAATAATCATCTTGCATTCTCCTAAAAAACAGCGCTGTTCAGTCAATTATACATTAAAGAGGAACTCAATGACATCGCCGTCGTTCACAACATATTCCTTGCCCTCGGTGCGCTGCAGGCCCTTGGACTTGACGGCGGCATAGTTGAAATCGGCGTCCTCAAGGTCTTTGTAGGCAATGACCTGTGCGCGGATGAAGCCGCGTTCAAAATCGCTGTGGATCTTGCCGGCGGCCTGCGGGGCCTTGGTGCCGCGCTTGATGGTCCATGCACGGCACTCTTTTTTGCCGTCAGTCAAAAAGCTGATAAGACCCAGCAGCTCATAGCTTGCCTTGATGAGCTTGTCCAGACCGGTGGATTCAATGCCCATTTCCTGCAGGAACGCGATTTTTTCCTCCTGCGTGGAACCGGCAATGTCCTCCTCGGTCTTGGCGCAGATGGGGATAGCCTGCGCGTTTTCCTCCTTGGCGCGGGCGGCCACCAGCGGGAAGTAGGGATTTTCGTCCAGCCCGCCGAGCAGATCGTCCTCGCCCACATTGCAGGCGTAGATCACAGGCTTGGCGGAGAGCAGGCCCAGCTCCTTGCGGACGGCCTTCTGTGCATCGTCACCCTCGTCAAAGTCGAAGGAACGCGCCGGCTTGCCGCCCTCGAGCCAGGAGGCCAGTTCCGCCAGCCAGCCGGCCTCCGCCGCGGCAGCCTTGTTGCCGGTTTTGGCGGCCTTCTGCTGGCGGCCAAGGCGGTTGCTGACGACCTCCAGATCGGCCAGAATCAGCTCCAGATCAATGGCATCAATGTCGCGGATGGGGTCAACGCTCTCGGGCTTGTTGACGTCCTCCACAACATGGATGATGTTGTCATCGTCAAAGCAGCGCACCACATGGACGATGGCATCGCACTCGCGGATATGCCCCAGAAACTTGTTGCCGAGGCCCGCGCCCTGACTGGCGCCCTTGACAAGGCCTGCAATATCGACAAATTCAACAATGGCAGGGGTTTTCTTGTCGGTCTGCCAAATCTCGGCCAGCTTGTCCAGCCGTGCATCAGGCACCGGCACAATGCCGGAGTTCGGCTCAATGGTGCAGAAGGGGTAGTTGGCTGCCTGCGCATTCTGTGTGCTGGTCAGCGCATTGAACAAAGTCGATTTGCCCACATTGGGCAGACCCACGATACCTAATTTCATAGCGTTTTGTATCTCCCGTCATTGGATTTTGACATATAGACAAAGTATATCACACATCGTGCATCTTTTCAAGGCTGCCGATGGCTGGCGGGCATTAAAAAAGCCCCTTTCAACTGCCATACAGCAGCCAAAAGGAGCTTAAATCGTACTATAACATCTATCGTAGTTGAACTACGATTTTTCTCAACAATTGTCGTAGCAAAACTGAGTTTTGCGCGGCGCTGCGGTTAAGCGGCGCGGCCAACTGTTGATTGGATGCTCATTTTAGTGCGATACTTCGCAGAAATCTTTCGATTACAGCTCAGCGAAGTACTTAATGGTGCGGACCATCTGAGAGGTGTAGGAGTTCTCGTTGTCGTACCAAGAAACGACCTGAACCTGATAGGTGCCCCGTCAATTATTATCGCTGTATAGCTGTTTTTTCGTTCTTTTGGTGGCTGTATGCTTTCTTTTTTCGTAGCGAAATTTCACAACAATTGTCGTAGTTGGGAAACTTCTTTATTTCTTTATTTAGGTGTTGACCTTCGTAGCAGGATTCTTGCTTTTTCTACCCTCTTTCTATTGCTTTATTGCGGCTTTCCAGCCTGTTTTATATACTCCCTCTAACGCCGCTGCGCGGCGCTGAGAGGGGCTGTAACGGTTTATGCGGTGGTATGCTGACGAATCAGTTTATCAAGCGTAGGGCGCGAAATTTCAAGCGTTTTTGCAAGCTGTGCCTTGTTCAACTCGCGGTTCAAATAGCGCTGATACTGTGCGGCAAAATCGTCCGCTTTGACCTCTTTGCGGCCTTTGAACTTGCCTTGTGCTTTTGCAATAGCGATACCCTCGCGCTGGGCGTTGACCCGGAGACGGCCTCCAAGGACGCCTGCAAGGTCGAGCACGACCTGAGCGAGGAGACCTACAGCAAGATGATCGCCTTTGCGGAAAAGGCGGAAAAAGAGCTGTAATTTGCCGATTACGAAAAGGAACGCCCCGAAGGCATGACGCTTTCGGGGTGTTTGTAATTTTGGGAAATACATCGTAGGGGCGGGTTCCATATCCGCCCATGGGGCTTTACGGTTGCCGTAACGTTGGCCGGCGGAGCGGGGGGCACCCCGCCCTACACCAACGATACCGTTGGCAATGTCCACTTATATGCCAAAAGGG
Protein-coding sequences here:
- a CDS encoding DJ-1/PfpI family protein; translated protein: MSKAVIFFAPGLEECEGLLCVDILRRAGVEVTIAAVGGQKIVTSARGIHVVADALVEELDYAAFDACILPGGIPGVPNLKADATVKRVCQDFAAGGKLVAAICAAPTALAAFGVLSGKKATVYPGMDADLTAAGASYTGLPITIDGNIVTGEALGAAIPFALALARMLAGADAANKVKSAIVYQ
- a CDS encoding RICIN domain-containing protein; the encoded protein is MRKSAQTVIRPDAYYTIAAANGRVLEVADFNTENGASVRLWSYEGQPWQQWSFEESAEGEYRIKNRFTGKVMDLAMSGVSNGTWVHQWSRTAGAGQRWQIVDAGGGKVKLRNVLADKVIDLVGMRVDNGTQAQIWQDVFGENQLWRLDPVPERLLNKETPAPKPKEEPRRTTRTQTEKKTSGKAARRTSKNK
- a CDS encoding methylglyoxal synthase, with the protein product MRIAIIAHDSRKELMAQFCTAYLRILSENELVATGVTGKIVHDATGLPVRCLYPGGRGGAEQIAAMIGCGEIDMLLFFRDPVSAKPGEPNDVMLLRLCDMHTIPVATNIATAEVLIHGLERGDLAWIELQRGRK
- a CDS encoding diguanylate cyclase, coding for MKQDYTIAELQAEIAALQQLFDCVTLADPCRGLLDPATLQPLDKVAAVPALDANGRGMRIIKAASGLETVLAQGIRVEGTPCVLMMQMPLPRVLKADGDEDAFTRALSQMQEDLRRDHVTGVYNAVYLNEEFRPHAERAAMDGQPVGVVMLRVNEYWQLREHESSTAADCCLNMAAGILQLAVGPDREKAALARLNDGFFAVVTLGTPAAKMAKVVREAMNDSRREFNISLSRRGSFTVAIASAEWGETASWDMMLSLAQQRL
- the malQ gene encoding 4-alpha-glucanotransferase, whose translation is MEFKRCSGILMPISSLPGGYGIGSLGKPARNFVDFLAGAGQTIWQILPVGPTGFADSPYQSCSAFAGNPYFIDLDLLAADGLLTQKDYANIKWGSDAAKVDYSTLYEKRFAVLRKAYANFLKKRPVPGFETPYPNDWYRFQFLSSDWLPDYCLYMAIKEANGMVDWQQWPRALRVREPEALAAFRAEHAEELEFWAFVQYEFDRQWRALHAYAKEKDIAIMGDIPIYVSADSADAWAGRELFETDAEGRPRRVAGCPPDYFAEDGQLWGNPLYDWEYHRRTGYAWWISRVRHALSIYDILRIDHFRGFDTYWAIPAGETTARNGRWEQGPRMELFRALHNALGSLPIVAEDLGEMFDSVRELLAESGFPGMKVLQFAFTGEDSVDLPHNYPRNCVAYPGTHDNNTLAGWFAGELTAAQRKQATDYFALTGREGNVRGLLRGVLASAAALAIIPLADWLEEPAASRMNTPGKARDNWQWRADAKKLTPALAGEIRELSERYFRTAR
- a CDS encoding alanyl-tRNA editing protein, whose product is MTQKIYETDSYVQSFTARVLQCSPAPGGFAVVLDRTAFFPEGGGQPCDTGTLGGARVLAVSTDGETVTHTTDAPLPEGTEVTGCLNWAARLDAMQQHTGEHILSGTLHRLFGAENVGFHIGSPYVRMDTSIPLTTAQLAEAEAEANAAVRADTPVRCWVPDPEALACTDYRSKKALEGPVRLVEAGGDRCACCGTHLARTGEVGLIKIISYAHYKTGMRLAVACGQRAYDAAAACWADAEAAGRLLSAPVGTLTPALARLQAGESALKARLAALQNTLADAYAAAAIPGAPAVLWVDGADGDGLRRVAMSIAAKTGAPCCTLAPGGQGLAYALAAAPGGDLRETCRALNTAFQGRGGGKPAFCQGSLADGSFEQVKAFLLKAFP
- a CDS encoding PTS sugar transporter subunit IIC, which codes for MEELRSFFKRKDVIISAHRYGIDAMGAMAQGLFASLLIGTIIKTLGQQTGLAFLVTAGGYAAAVAGPAMAASIGYALHAPQLVLFSLIAVGGAANELGGAGGPLAVYLIAIVAAEVGKLVSKETKVDILVTPAVTILVGVGLSALCAPAIGAAASAVGSLIMWATELQPLLMGILVSVLVGMALTLPISSAAICAALGLTGLAGGAAVAGCCAQMVGFAVMSYRENGIGGLVSQGLGTSMLQMPNILRNPRTWVPPTLAAAITGPVATCLFHLEMNGPAVSSGMGTCGLVGQIGVYTGWVESGRVITAFDWAGLALVCFILPAVLSVLFCELLRKKGWIKEGDLKL